The proteins below come from a single Pedobacter aquae genomic window:
- a CDS encoding DUF3050 domain-containing protein translates to MQHHIQKIQEEIEPLRQEIINHKVYHLIKDLDDLKLFMQYHVYAVWDFMSLLKTLQNNLTCVNTPWFPVGDADTRFLINEIVVGEESDVDMHGVRKSHFEIYLDAMQQCGADVSEINTFIDALKSGKDLNQAFDIAHTPEAAKAFVNFTFETIASQKSHLQSAIFTFGREDLIPGMFMSIINDINKEFPDNISIFKYYLERHIEVDGDHHSHLALQMTANLCGDDEQYWEEAKTATIASLQKRIQLWDGVYHELLTKKQVLTA, encoded by the coding sequence ATGCAACATCACATTCAAAAAATTCAGGAAGAAATAGAGCCCCTAAGACAAGAAATTATCAACCATAAAGTTTATCATCTTATTAAAGATTTAGATGATTTAAAGCTCTTTATGCAATACCATGTTTATGCTGTATGGGATTTTATGTCGCTCTTAAAAACCCTACAAAACAACCTTACTTGTGTAAATACACCTTGGTTTCCGGTTGGTGATGCTGATACGCGTTTTCTTATTAATGAAATTGTGGTTGGCGAAGAATCGGATGTGGATATGCATGGTGTACGTAAAAGTCATTTTGAAATTTACTTAGATGCCATGCAACAATGCGGTGCCGATGTAAGCGAAATCAATACTTTTATTGATGCATTAAAAAGCGGCAAAGATTTAAATCAAGCTTTTGATATTGCACATACTCCGGAAGCTGCCAAAGCTTTTGTAAACTTCACTTTTGAAACCATTGCCAGCCAAAAAAGTCATTTACAGTCGGCAATTTTTACGTTTGGACGAGAAGATTTAATTCCGGGAATGTTTATGTCTATCATTAACGATATCAATAAAGAATTCCCGGATAATATCTCTATTTTCAAATATTACTTAGAAAGACACATAGAAGTTGATGGAGATCATCACAGTCATTTAGCTTTACAAATGACCGCCAATTTATGTGGAGATGATGAGCAATATTGGGAAGAAGCTAAAACGGCAACCATAGCATCATTACAAAAACGAATACAACTTTGGGATGGTGTTTACCATGAACTTTTGACTAAAAAGCAGGTATTAACCGCTTAA
- a CDS encoding DUF3817 domain-containing protein, with the protein MQFKTPLQQFRSIAILEGWSYILLGFTMILKYQFAMPQPNYVVGMAHGLLFVLYVLLLLRVSYVLKWKFWQMTLAFLVSLVPFGTFYADSKWFSKW; encoded by the coding sequence ATGCAATTTAAAACGCCACTCCAACAATTTAGATCTATAGCCATTTTAGAAGGATGGTCTTATATCTTACTAGGTTTCACCATGATTTTGAAATATCAGTTTGCTATGCCACAACCCAATTATGTAGTGGGCATGGCACACGGACTTCTTTTTGTGCTTTACGTATTGCTTTTGCTGAGAGTGAGCTATGTTTTAAAATGGAAATTCTGGCAAATGACTTTAGCTTTTCTGGTTTCATTAGTACCCTTCGGAACTTTTTATGCCGATAGTAAATGGTTTTCTAAGTGGTAA